In the genome of Fulvivirga maritima, one region contains:
- a CDS encoding response regulator: protein MLVDDNDTDNFISKRIIEITKFANRVEVKNSGKSALDYLKENQDNIDNLPNLIFLDINMPIVDGFVFLYEFEKFSDAIKDKCKVIILSSSDNKRDIDKIVNNNHVIKFITKPLTESALEEVKVNNL from the coding sequence ATGCTTGTGGATGATAATGATACTGATAACTTCATCAGTAAGCGTATAATTGAAATCACCAAGTTTGCTAACAGGGTTGAGGTGAAAAACTCCGGAAAAAGTGCTCTAGACTATTTAAAAGAAAATCAGGATAATATTGATAACCTGCCTAACCTGATATTTCTTGATATAAATATGCCTATTGTAGACGGCTTTGTTTTCTTATATGAATTTGAAAAATTCAGTGATGCAATTAAAGATAAGTGCAAAGTGATTATTCTTTCTAGTTCTGATAATAAAAGAGACATTGATAAGATTGTAAACAATAATCATGTTATAAAATTTATAACCAAGCCTCTTACAGAATCTGCTCTGGAGGAAGTTAAGGTAAACAATCTCTGA